The following proteins are co-located in the Dehalococcoides mccartyi 195 genome:
- a CDS encoding CBS domain-containing protein → MENVIVSELCEKISEKRMVRDDMGIEYAIKAFASHTHTHVLFVVNKDGVLTGIVKLKQLLEWVKVKLNIVSEKHIVTRSDAFEVLRLSQSCTIKEITSEIISVKQGDTIAHAVNLMAEKEMVEIPVVDDAGKLVGELRISDLLSKLMVDIETAESDNTCTTN, encoded by the coding sequence TTGGAAAACGTTATAGTCAGTGAACTGTGTGAAAAAATATCTGAGAAGCGGATGGTCCGGGATGATATGGGTATTGAGTATGCCATAAAGGCTTTTGCTTCGCATACCCATACCCACGTCCTTTTTGTGGTCAATAAAGATGGCGTTTTGACCGGGATTGTTAAGCTTAAGCAGCTGCTTGAGTGGGTAAAAGTGAAGCTGAATATCGTGTCTGAAAAGCACATTGTTACCCGCTCGGATGCCTTTGAGGTGCTGCGTCTCAGCCAGTCATGCACTATTAAAGAAATAACTTCCGAAATTATCAGCGTCAAGCAGGGCGATACCATTGCCCATGCCGTAAACCTGATGGCCGAAAAGGAAATGGTGGAAATACCGGTAGTAGATGACGCTGGCAAGCTGGTGGGCGAACTCAGGATTTCAGATTTGCTTTCCAAGCTGATGGTGGATATTGAGACCGCCGAATCTGATAATACCTGCACTACAAACTAG
- a CDS encoding indolepyruvate oxidoreductase subunit beta, translating to MKKFGILIVGVGGQGVILASNILCDAAMAAGYDVKKTDTLGMAQRGGSVVSHLRFDKEVSSPLIPQGQTDLIIAFEKLEAARYMEYLGKQTKAVINDMAMPPASISLGIAEYPSDAEILEGYKQMGIKADFIAANQAVKELGNAKMLNIYLLGYAASYLPFDHEILAGAIKKRLPPKLLEGNLKAFAAGYAASR from the coding sequence ATGAAAAAGTTTGGTATATTGATTGTAGGCGTGGGCGGACAGGGGGTAATACTGGCCAGCAATATTCTGTGTGATGCGGCCATGGCTGCCGGTTATGATGTCAAAAAGACAGATACTTTGGGCATGGCACAACGCGGCGGGAGTGTAGTCAGCCACCTGCGTTTTGATAAAGAAGTATCCTCCCCCCTTATCCCGCAGGGACAGACTGATTTGATAATTGCCTTTGAAAAACTGGAGGCCGCCCGCTATATGGAGTATCTGGGCAAACAGACTAAAGCCGTTATCAATGATATGGCCATGCCCCCGGCCTCAATAAGCCTGGGCATTGCAGAATACCCTTCAGATGCCGAAATACTTGAGGGGTATAAACAAATGGGCATAAAAGCAGATTTTATAGCCGCTAACCAGGCAGTCAAAGAGCTTGGGAATGCCAAAATGCTGAATATTTACCTGCTGGGATATGCCGCCAGTTATCTGCCCTTTGACCACGAGATACTAGCCGGGGCTATAAAAAAGCGTTTGCCCCCAAAGTTACTTGAGGGCAATTTGAAAGCATTTGCCGCCGGATACGCGGCTTCACGCTAG
- a CDS encoding branched-chain amino acid ABC transporter permease, with amino-acid sequence MADLLQYVITGITVGLVYSLIALGFTLIWKSSSVANLALGQMVLICSWFTYSMLAQVGMPFWLGFICVVLFALALGWLMERIILRPLIGQPILSLVTVTLGVGFFLEGVVSFIWPQSVAALPKIFPETPIHIGSAVISQEYVWAAGISLLLFAMLTLFFKYHKMGVAMRATADDQQAVQACGIPVTRIFSLSWMLAIVLAAVGGVLMSSIGGITLGLVETGIKAFSVVILGGLDSFLGAMIAGPIIGLAENLGGGYLTSLTWPGVKEVIPFIIIIIVMFIKPYGLFGQERIERI; translated from the coding sequence ATGGCAGATTTATTGCAATATGTAATAACCGGTATTACGGTTGGTCTGGTGTACTCTCTTATTGCGCTTGGTTTTACCCTTATCTGGAAATCTTCTTCGGTGGCTAATCTGGCTTTGGGTCAGATGGTGCTTATCTGCTCATGGTTTACCTACAGTATGCTGGCACAGGTAGGCATGCCCTTCTGGCTGGGGTTTATCTGCGTGGTTTTATTTGCACTGGCTCTGGGCTGGCTGATGGAAAGGATTATCCTGAGGCCGCTTATCGGCCAGCCTATCCTTTCACTGGTTACGGTGACGCTGGGGGTGGGGTTTTTCCTTGAGGGTGTGGTCAGCTTTATCTGGCCGCAAAGTGTGGCCGCCCTGCCCAAGATTTTCCCGGAAACACCTATCCACATAGGTTCGGCGGTTATTTCACAGGAATATGTCTGGGCGGCCGGTATATCTTTACTTCTTTTTGCCATGCTGACCCTCTTTTTTAAATACCACAAAATGGGGGTGGCCATGCGGGCTACCGCTGATGACCAGCAGGCTGTTCAGGCCTGCGGTATACCCGTAACCCGTATATTTTCCCTGTCCTGGATGCTGGCCATAGTCTTGGCGGCTGTGGGTGGGGTATTGATGTCCAGCATAGGCGGTATCACTTTAGGCTTGGTGGAAACCGGTATCAAAGCCTTTTCAGTGGTGATACTGGGCGGGCTGGATTCGTTTTTAGGGGCTATGATAGCCGGGCCTATTATCGGTCTGGCTGAAAATCTGGGAGGCGGGTATCTTACCTCCCTCACCTGGCCGGGCGTTAAAGAGGTAATACCCTTTATCATTATTATCATCGTAATGTTCATCAAGCCTTACGGCCTGTTTGGGCAGGAACGCATCGAGAGGATATAG
- a CDS encoding iron-sulfur cluster assembly scaffold protein translates to MAFYFEKVMEYFVNPLNSGEMENPDGIGRAGNDICGDVTEFYIRVKDNRLVEVKFKTYGCGAAVAISSLVSLMATDKTIEEAMKIDNKAVEAEIKGLPQNRSHCSQMGPQALHSAIADYKSKVQARG, encoded by the coding sequence ATGGCTTTTTACTTTGAAAAGGTGATGGAATACTTTGTGAATCCTCTTAATTCGGGTGAAATGGAAAATCCTGACGGCATAGGCAGAGCCGGAAATGACATTTGCGGAGATGTTACCGAATTTTACATAAGGGTAAAAGATAACCGTCTGGTGGAAGTGAAATTTAAAACTTACGGCTGCGGGGCAGCTGTGGCTATATCCAGTCTGGTAAGCCTGATGGCTACCGATAAAACAATTGAAGAAGCTATGAAAATTGATAACAAGGCAGTAGAGGCTGAGATTAAGGGGCTGCCGCAGAACCGCAGCCATTGTTCCCAGATGGGCCCCCAGGCCCTGCACAGCGCTATTGCTGATTATAAAAGCAAAGTTCAGGCCAGAGGTTAA
- the iorA gene encoding indolepyruvate ferredoxin oxidoreductase subunit alpha, with amino-acid sequence MKKLLSGNEALALGAYNAGLKLAAAYPGTPSTEIMENLARFPDINTQWSSNEAVAVEVATGASYTGVRALAAMKHVGLNVAADAFMAASTTGVKGGLVIVVADDPGIHSSQNEQDTRHYARLSKMPVLEPSNSQEAYDFMALAFELSEHFDTPVILRSTTRVSHSSSLVETSAEKQPAAQAAFKHDTAKLVMVPTAARVRWPKVLKREELIGEYAENCPCNQYIPGNAKLGIISSGIAFQYAKEVFPEASFLKLGMTYPLPKNLIKEFSQSVETIFVVEELDSVLEDSLCRMGISVIGKKYIPRSGELNPDIIWAAAIKAGILPEIKDTLPKINTPDFPKRPPLLCAGCPHTGIFFTLSTLGQRSALPGKPKREPKLVLSGDIGCYTLGAYPPLSAMDTCGCMGGSISQAVGMEKAGLGEPVIAIIGDSTFMHSGINGLINAVYNQSKITILILDNRTTAMTGHQGNPGCGIAANGQTVTEVNLEELVRGAGIKNLQVLPAFDLKALRNGLKNAISSGELNVIIVRGECNVICRKRSLPNTIDTSLCNRCDACLLLGCPAIQRDGDKLFIDPGLCTGSNCNLCSQVCPQKAIKTNEAA; translated from the coding sequence TTGAAAAAGCTATTATCCGGCAATGAAGCTTTAGCCTTAGGTGCATATAACGCAGGTCTTAAACTGGCTGCTGCCTATCCCGGCACCCCCAGTACCGAAATAATGGAAAATCTGGCCAGATTTCCGGATATAAATACCCAGTGGTCATCTAACGAAGCTGTAGCCGTAGAAGTGGCAACCGGCGCATCTTATACCGGGGTGAGGGCTTTGGCGGCTATGAAACATGTGGGCTTAAACGTAGCCGCAGATGCCTTTATGGCTGCATCCACCACCGGGGTAAAGGGCGGCTTGGTCATAGTAGTAGCAGATGACCCCGGCATACACTCCTCCCAGAACGAACAGGATACCCGCCACTATGCCCGGCTTTCTAAAATGCCGGTGCTAGAGCCGTCAAACAGTCAGGAAGCCTATGATTTTATGGCTTTGGCTTTTGAACTGAGCGAACATTTTGATACGCCGGTAATTCTGCGCAGCACCACCCGTGTTTCCCATTCCAGCTCTCTGGTGGAAACTTCTGCTGAAAAACAACCCGCAGCCCAGGCTGCGTTTAAACATGATACCGCCAAACTGGTGATGGTACCCACCGCTGCCCGGGTACGCTGGCCGAAGGTGCTTAAAAGGGAAGAACTGATAGGCGAATATGCCGAAAACTGCCCTTGTAACCAGTACATACCCGGAAATGCCAAACTGGGTATCATAAGCAGCGGCATTGCCTTTCAATATGCTAAAGAGGTTTTCCCTGAAGCTTCATTTTTAAAGCTGGGCATGACCTACCCTTTACCTAAAAACCTTATAAAAGAGTTCAGCCAGAGTGTTGAAACTATATTTGTGGTGGAAGAACTGGATTCGGTTCTTGAAGATTCCCTGTGCCGCATGGGCATATCCGTAATAGGTAAAAAATACATACCCCGCAGCGGCGAACTTAACCCGGATATAATCTGGGCTGCGGCAATCAAAGCGGGCATACTGCCTGAGATTAAAGACACTCTGCCAAAAATAAATACCCCGGACTTTCCCAAGCGGCCGCCGCTTTTGTGTGCGGGCTGCCCGCATACCGGCATATTTTTTACCCTCAGCACTCTGGGACAGCGTTCGGCTCTGCCCGGAAAGCCAAAGCGTGAACCCAAGCTGGTGCTTTCGGGTGACATAGGCTGCTATACCCTGGGGGCTTATCCGCCGCTTTCGGCCATGGATACCTGCGGCTGTATGGGCGGAAGTATCAGCCAGGCAGTGGGCATGGAAAAAGCCGGCCTTGGCGAACCCGTTATAGCCATTATCGGTGACTCCACCTTTATGCATTCCGGCATAAACGGTCTGATTAACGCCGTTTACAACCAGTCAAAGATAACCATACTGATACTGGATAACCGCACTACCGCCATGACCGGGCATCAGGGAAACCCCGGCTGCGGCATTGCGGCAAACGGCCAAACCGTTACCGAGGTAAATTTAGAAGAACTGGTCAGAGGTGCCGGGATAAAAAACCTGCAGGTCTTGCCCGCTTTTGACCTGAAAGCTTTGAGAAACGGGCTGAAAAATGCCATATCCAGCGGCGAGCTGAACGTGATAATTGTACGCGGAGAGTGTAATGTCATCTGCCGGAAACGCTCCCTGCCAAATACCATAGACACCAGCCTGTGCAACAGGTGTGATGCCTGCCTGCTTTTAGGCTGTCCGGCTATACAGCGTGACGGTGACAAACTCTTTATAGACCCAGGCCTTTGCACCGGCAGTAATTGCAACCTGTGCTCCCAGGTCTGCCCCCAAAAAGCCATTAAAACCAATGAGGCGGCGTAA
- a CDS encoding ABC transporter substrate-binding protein produces MLGQNRKQLIKRGALSFFSMLLLLFSVVAGGCGSSDTDANNPDGTEKPTLKVGFSIPYTGPAAEKGSVMGNAKLDAIKYINEELGGVNGYQIEVLWRDTKYDSALAATIVQEMMDKDCLFFTTCASKEMQASMEIANRASFPGFTVFSSPVCTHPAKHIYAQLPDYGDSWASFAKYYMENIWQGEGTPKMALMILQNPTGYGARDAANALAADLGIEIVGIYEHSATITDDTANLINLKSQNPDVVFISSTPQPTSVIIKQMNQMDIYPGVTVGCGHAGFTKALIDLAGVTNTEGIYGVYPTVNWDEDVPGMAKMKEYCLRYHPENYGNMDYIASWSEGLIVAEILRLALINTPGGIDNLTPQAIEEYGIKKLNGYTVGGLQGPVSYVSGDNRLAKAVRVFQISDGVMQVLSDWVEAPLIRYEDFSWFGS; encoded by the coding sequence ATGTTAGGGCAAAACCGTAAACAATTGATAAAGAGGGGAGCTTTGTCCTTTTTTAGCATGCTCCTTTTGCTTTTTTCAGTGGTGGCGGGGGGATGCGGTTCAAGTGATACTGATGCCAATAATCCTGACGGAACGGAAAAGCCTACTTTGAAGGTTGGTTTTTCAATACCATATACCGGCCCGGCAGCTGAAAAAGGCTCTGTGATGGGGAATGCTAAGCTGGACGCAATCAAGTACATAAACGAAGAACTTGGCGGGGTAAACGGATACCAGATAGAAGTACTCTGGCGTGACACCAAGTATGATTCCGCACTGGCGGCAACTATTGTACAGGAGATGATGGATAAGGACTGTTTGTTCTTCACTACCTGTGCTTCCAAGGAAATGCAGGCATCTATGGAGATTGCCAACCGGGCAAGTTTCCCCGGTTTCACGGTTTTCAGTTCACCGGTCTGCACCCACCCGGCAAAGCATATATATGCCCAACTGCCGGACTATGGTGACAGCTGGGCATCATTTGCCAAATACTATATGGAAAATATCTGGCAGGGTGAGGGTACTCCTAAAATGGCCCTCATGATACTCCAGAATCCCACCGGTTACGGTGCCCGTGATGCGGCTAATGCCTTGGCGGCTGATTTGGGTATAGAGATAGTGGGTATTTACGAACACTCTGCCACTATTACAGATGACACGGCAAACCTGATAAACCTTAAAAGTCAAAACCCGGATGTGGTCTTTATATCCAGCACTCCCCAGCCTACTTCGGTTATCATCAAGCAGATGAATCAGATGGATATTTATCCCGGAGTAACTGTGGGTTGCGGCCATGCCGGTTTTACCAAGGCACTTATTGATTTGGCCGGTGTGACTAATACCGAAGGTATTTACGGCGTATATCCTACTGTAAACTGGGATGAAGATGTGCCGGGAATGGCCAAAATGAAAGAATACTGCCTGAGATATCACCCTGAAAATTACGGCAACATGGATTATATCGCTTCCTGGTCAGAGGGTTTGATTGTGGCCGAAATACTGCGCTTAGCCCTTATCAATACCCCCGGAGGCATAGATAATCTGACTCCGCAGGCTATTGAGGAATACGGAATAAAGAAGCTTAATGGCTATACGGTGGGCGGTTTGCAGGGGCCGGTTTCATATGTCAGCGGTGATAACCGTCTGGCCAAAGCAGTCAGGGTGTTCCAGATATCAGACGGTGTAATGCAGGTCTTGAGTGACTGGGTAGAAGCACCGCTTATCAGGTACGAGGATTTTAGCTGGTTTGGCAGCTAA
- a CDS encoding AMP-binding protein produces the protein MAEVDTIPKLVKNNAEQWGNKPAMCMKNLGIWQKYTWSDYYGTVKYFGLGLLSLGTKPADRVAIIGDNEPEWFWAEFAAQAIGAIPTGIYVDSIPDEVKYIARHADVKIAVVNDQEQADKFLELLPELPNLTKIIYWDPKGLKNYDDPMLISFKEVVKLGQEYEKAHPGLFEELLGATKPDDIAFIYYTSGTTGLQKGAMLSHRSLITTAKGFIARYPLDYKDDLISNFPASWVGDSFFATVPHILSGARLNFPEEPETVAEDTREIGPDFVIYGPRQWESLVSEIQVKIMDAHPLKRLAYRALSPLGYKMAEKMLAGSKPGLPLKIGHKIADGLLFHPLKDKLGVSKVRFGVTGSSVLSLDTFKMIHSMGIELRQNYASTEAGFISSHGKGDISFESVGRPALGTEVRLTNEGELLIRSDCMFSGYYKDPEKTAQSFKNGWFATGDAVNINEKGHLIFLDRLKDLGVLASGIKYAPQYIEGRLRFSPYIKDAMVVGGEDKEYVTAIINIDFTMVSKWAQKNRLNFTTFVDLSQKKEVADLVAKDLIRVNSYLPEGSRVKKFVLLHKEFDPDEAELTRTRKLRRGFVSERYKDLIDAMYHLDKEVKVEAAVTYRDGRKGVVTTSIKVRSL, from the coding sequence ATGGCCGAAGTAGACACGATACCCAAACTGGTAAAGAATAACGCCGAGCAATGGGGCAATAAGCCCGCCATGTGTATGAAAAATCTGGGTATATGGCAGAAATATACCTGGAGTGATTACTACGGTACGGTTAAGTATTTCGGTTTGGGGCTGCTCAGTTTGGGGACTAAACCCGCTGACCGGGTGGCTATTATCGGCGATAACGAACCCGAATGGTTTTGGGCGGAATTTGCCGCCCAGGCCATAGGTGCAATCCCCACCGGTATATATGTGGACTCTATCCCTGACGAGGTTAAATATATTGCCCGTCATGCTGATGTAAAAATAGCAGTAGTAAATGACCAGGAACAGGCTGACAAATTTCTGGAGCTGCTGCCGGAACTGCCAAACCTTACCAAGATTATTTACTGGGACCCCAAAGGACTTAAAAATTACGATGACCCCATGCTGATAAGCTTTAAAGAAGTGGTGAAGCTGGGGCAGGAATATGAAAAAGCTCACCCTGGCTTATTTGAAGAGCTGCTGGGTGCTACCAAGCCGGATGATATAGCCTTTATCTATTACACCTCCGGCACAACCGGCCTTCAGAAAGGGGCTATGCTCAGCCACCGTTCACTTATCACTACCGCCAAGGGTTTTATTGCCCGCTATCCTCTTGATTATAAAGATGACCTTATTTCAAATTTTCCGGCCTCATGGGTGGGTGACAGCTTTTTCGCTACTGTACCCCATATACTTTCCGGGGCGCGCTTAAACTTTCCCGAAGAGCCGGAAACCGTGGCTGAAGATACCCGTGAGATCGGGCCTGATTTTGTTATCTACGGCCCGCGCCAGTGGGAAAGCCTGGTGAGTGAAATACAGGTAAAAATAATGGATGCCCACCCGCTTAAGCGTCTGGCTTACAGGGCACTTTCCCCGCTGGGATACAAAATGGCTGAAAAAATGCTGGCCGGAAGCAAACCCGGTCTCCCCTTGAAGATAGGCCACAAAATAGCTGACGGGCTGCTGTTTCACCCCTTAAAAGACAAACTTGGGGTCAGCAAGGTAAGATTTGGGGTTACCGGAAGTTCGGTGCTTTCGCTGGATACATTCAAAATGATACATTCCATGGGTATTGAGCTAAGGCAGAATTATGCTTCAACCGAAGCCGGGTTTATTTCCTCCCACGGCAAGGGCGATATCAGCTTTGAAAGCGTGGGGCGGCCGGCACTTGGCACGGAAGTGCGCCTGACAAACGAAGGTGAGCTCCTTATCCGCAGTGACTGTATGTTCAGCGGTTATTACAAAGACCCTGAAAAGACTGCCCAGAGTTTTAAAAACGGCTGGTTTGCCACCGGTGATGCCGTCAATATAAATGAAAAGGGCCACCTAATATTCCTTGACCGCCTGAAAGATTTGGGCGTGCTGGCAAGCGGGATAAAGTATGCCCCCCAGTATATTGAAGGGCGCCTCCGTTTCAGCCCTTATATAAAAGATGCCATGGTGGTTGGCGGTGAAGACAAGGAATATGTAACCGCCATTATAAATATTGATTTTACTATGGTGAGCAAGTGGGCGCAGAAAAACCGCTTGAATTTCACCACCTTTGTAGACCTTTCCCAGAAAAAAGAGGTTGCGGATTTGGTTGCCAAAGACCTTATCCGGGTAAACAGCTATCTGCCGGAAGGCTCACGGGTAAAAAAGTTTGTTTTGCTGCATAAAGAGTTTGACCCTGACGAAGCTGAACTTACCCGCACCCGTAAACTTCGGCGGGGTTTTGTATCTGAACGGTATAAAGACCTGATAGATGCCATGTACCATCTGGATAAAGAAGTAAAGGTGGAAGCGGCGGTAACCTATAGGGACGGGCGCAAGGGCGTGGTAACTACCAGTATAAAAGTAAGGTCTTTGTAG
- a CDS encoding branched-chain amino acid ABC transporter permease yields MDLPCGTRNFSYKTDMAIFRTKTHWAMLIGFLILLFSLPFNISSYWLGIMNLIGITVVAAAGLNILMGYCGQLSVGHAGFIAVGAYTTAILASKLGVPFPFDMIASGIMAGLVGVLFGLPSLRVKGFYLAISTIAAQFIIIWVINHWSSLTGGFNGIVIPPINLFNFDFTTQGSQYFIIMLVAVLAIFFMKNIARTRIGRAFVAIRDNDLAAEVMGINVFKYKLLAFFIGCFLAGVAGSLMAHWIGYLTAENFTLSDSILYVGIVIIGGLGTGVGPIFGALFIRLLQQGVQYVSPLMGSAFPQLPSGFAAGLGPMVFGLAIVLFLVLEPRGLAHRWQLFKSSYRYWPFSY; encoded by the coding sequence ATGGACCTACCTTGCGGAACGCGTAATTTCAGCTACAAGACGGATATGGCTATCTTCCGTACCAAAACCCATTGGGCTATGCTGATTGGTTTTCTGATTCTTTTATTCAGCCTGCCGTTCAATATCAGCAGTTACTGGCTGGGTATTATGAACCTTATAGGCATTACGGTTGTGGCGGCGGCCGGTTTAAATATACTTATGGGTTACTGCGGACAGCTTTCGGTAGGCCATGCCGGCTTTATTGCGGTGGGGGCATATACTACCGCTATTTTGGCCAGCAAACTGGGAGTGCCTTTCCCCTTTGACATGATAGCGTCCGGCATTATGGCCGGTCTGGTGGGTGTGCTGTTCGGGTTGCCATCACTTCGGGTAAAGGGGTTTTATCTGGCTATTTCCACTATTGCCGCCCAATTCATCATAATCTGGGTGATAAACCACTGGTCCAGCCTTACCGGCGGTTTTAACGGGATTGTGATACCCCCGATTAATCTTTTTAATTTTGACTTTACCACTCAGGGCAGCCAGTACTTCATTATTATGCTGGTGGCTGTTTTGGCTATTTTCTTCATGAAAAATATAGCCCGCACCCGCATAGGGCGGGCATTTGTAGCCATACGGGATAATGATTTGGCGGCTGAGGTTATGGGTATAAATGTCTTCAAGTATAAGCTGCTGGCTTTTTTCATCGGCTGTTTTCTGGCCGGTGTGGCCGGTTCGCTTATGGCTCACTGGATAGGTTATTTGACGGCTGAAAATTTCACCTTGTCTGATTCTATTTTATACGTTGGTATTGTGATTATAGGCGGTTTGGGTACAGGGGTTGGCCCCATATTCGGGGCGCTCTTTATCCGTCTGCTGCAGCAGGGTGTCCAGTATGTATCCCCTCTTATGGGCTCTGCTTTCCCGCAGTTGCCGTCAGGCTTTGCAGCCGGGCTTGGGCCGATGGTATTCGGTCTGGCAATTGTCTTGTTTTTAGTGCTTGAACCAAGAGGCCTCGCCCACCGCTGGCAATTGTTCAAGTCCTCTTACCGGTATTGGCCTTTCTCGTATTAG
- a CDS encoding ABC transporter ATP-binding protein, with translation MLKVNNIEVTYLNVIKVLHGVSLEVPEKSIVALLGGNGAGKTTTLKAISGLLHIEEGLVTDGNIEWDGTRIDKKNPEAIGKLGIVQALEGRHVFEHLTTEENLIVGAFNRKDRQNIKSDLAMVYEYFPRLRHVQHNTAGYLSGGEQQMLVIGRAMMARPKLMMLDEPSLGLAPLMVKEIFGIIKRFNEEQGTSVLLVEQNVKVALSIAHYGYVLENGRIVLDGDTSFLINNEDVKEFYMGLSTVGAKKSYREVKHYKRRKRWL, from the coding sequence ATGCTCAAAGTAAATAACATAGAAGTTACCTACCTGAACGTTATCAAGGTGCTTCACGGCGTTTCGCTGGAAGTGCCGGAGAAATCCATTGTGGCTTTGCTGGGCGGCAACGGTGCCGGTAAGACTACCACTTTAAAAGCCATTTCCGGCTTGCTGCATATTGAAGAAGGTCTGGTAACAGACGGCAATATTGAGTGGGACGGCACCCGGATTGATAAAAAAAATCCGGAAGCTATCGGTAAGCTGGGTATAGTTCAGGCTCTGGAAGGCCGCCATGTTTTTGAGCATTTGACCACCGAAGAAAATCTGATTGTGGGGGCGTTTAACCGCAAGGACCGTCAGAATATAAAATCAGATTTAGCTATGGTATACGAATATTTCCCTCGCCTTAGGCACGTTCAGCATAACACAGCCGGTTACCTTTCCGGCGGTGAGCAGCAGATGCTGGTCATAGGGCGGGCTATGATGGCCCGCCCCAAGCTGATGATGCTGGACGAACCCTCACTTGGTTTGGCACCTCTGATGGTCAAGGAAATATTCGGTATTATCAAGAGGTTTAACGAAGAACAGGGCACTTCCGTGCTGCTGGTTGAGCAAAATGTGAAAGTAGCTTTATCTATTGCCCATTACGGTTATGTGCTGGAAAACGGGCGGATAGTGCTTGACGGTGATACTTCATTCCTGATTAACAATGAAGATGTCAAAGAATTTTATATGGGGCTTTCCACGGTGGGCGCTAAAAAAAGCTATCGTGAAGTCAAACATTACAAGAGGCGGAAAAGATGGCTTTAG
- a CDS encoding ABC transporter substrate-binding protein, translating into MRLGKSEIGFRIFMALVLALVPVALGGCNLDNIIGNNNNNTPASTKTLKVGLSVCYTGPAAEKGTPQGNAKLDAIKYINDELGGVNGYKIEPIFRDTKYDTAIAVTVINEFISTDCLFFTTNSSKDMQASMEIANRAGFPGFTTFSSPSLTHPPQHIYSQLPDYGDDWVAFMQYYLENVWQGEGKPKVALMILQNPTGYGARDAANAMAEELGVEIVGIYEHSTTINDDTANLLNMKNQNPDVVYISSTPQPTSVIVKQMIELGIYPGVQIGCGHGGFTQSLLELVGADKAEGIMGVYPTVSWDEDVPAMAKMKEYCLRYHPENYGNMDYIVSWAEGLIIAEILRLAIENSPGGVDSLTPQIIEEFGIKRLNGYDVGGLHGPVSYSVGDNRLVKSVRVFRIEDGQLKVISGWIETPSIAYENFDWFGK; encoded by the coding sequence ATGAGACTAGGAAAATCTGAAATTGGCTTTAGAATCTTCATGGCTCTGGTGCTTGCCCTTGTACCTGTTGCCTTGGGCGGCTGTAATCTGGATAATATTATTGGCAATAATAACAATAACACGCCGGCATCTACTAAAACTCTCAAAGTGGGCTTAAGTGTATGCTATACCGGCCCGGCGGCTGAAAAGGGTACACCCCAGGGTAATGCCAAGCTGGATGCCATAAAATACATAAACGATGAGCTTGGCGGGGTAAACGGCTACAAGATTGAGCCTATATTCCGGGATACCAAATATGACACCGCCATAGCGGTTACCGTAATAAACGAGTTTATTTCTACTGACTGTTTATTCTTCACCACCAACTCTTCAAAGGATATGCAGGCATCTATGGAAATAGCCAACCGGGCAGGTTTTCCGGGATTTACCACTTTCAGTTCACCATCACTTACCCATCCTCCCCAGCATATATACTCCCAGCTGCCTGATTATGGTGATGACTGGGTAGCTTTTATGCAGTATTATCTGGAGAATGTCTGGCAGGGTGAGGGCAAACCGAAAGTAGCCCTGATGATACTCCAGAATCCCACCGGTTACGGTGCGCGGGATGCCGCTAATGCTATGGCAGAGGAACTGGGTGTGGAAATAGTGGGTATTTACGAACATTCCACTACTATTAATGATGACACAGCCAATCTGTTAAATATGAAAAACCAGAATCCGGATGTGGTTTATATATCCAGCACTCCCCAGCCGACATCTGTCATTGTAAAACAGATGATTGAACTGGGGATTTACCCCGGTGTCCAGATAGGGTGCGGTCACGGCGGCTTTACCCAGTCACTGCTTGAGCTTGTCGGTGCAGATAAGGCTGAGGGTATAATGGGGGTGTACCCCACCGTAAGCTGGGACGAAGATGTTCCGGCTATGGCCAAGATGAAGGAATACTGCCTCAGGTATCACCCTGAAAATTACGGCAATATGGATTATATCGTCTCGTGGGCTGAGGGTTTGATAATAGCTGAGATACTGCGGCTGGCTATAGAAAACTCCCCCGGCGGTGTAGACTCACTGACCCCCCAGATTATTGAAGAATTCGGCATAAAACGGCTGAACGGGTATGATGTGGGCGGCCTGCATGGCCCGGTTTCTTACTCAGTGGGAGATAACCGTCTGGTAAAATCTGTAAGGGTTTTCAGGATTGAAGACGGGCAGCTTAAGGTTATAAGCGGCTGGATAGAAACACCCAGCATTGCGTATGAAAATTTTGACTGGTTTGGCAAATAG